The genomic stretch AGCAAAATGGCGGGATTCTTCTCCGCATCGTTTGCCATGTGGGCTCACCTCGATTTCTTAGGATGTCTTCATGAAGATCTCATCGTCAGCCGTCACTTGACGACCTGCCGTCACCGAACGGTACACGTTCCATACAAAGATGATCTGACCGAGGAACATCAAGGTTCCGCCGACAGCTCGCGAGATCAGGAAGATGTGCAGCGACTCCATCAACTCGACAAACGATGCGCCCATCTGCTTGCCGTCCATCCACTCAAAGCCCTGAATGATGCCAGCTGTCCACATCGCAAATCCAAAGATGATAAACCCGAGCACCGACAGCCAATAGTGCCAATTCATCATGGCCCGCGAGTAGATGTGGCGATAGGTGACGCGGGGCAGGATGTAGTAAAAGGCGGCAAACTGAATCAGCGAGAAGCCACCGAACAAGGGCATGTGCGCATGGCCGATCGTCCAGTAGGTAAAGTGCAGAATCGCGTGCGGACCCATCAGCGCTTGAAACGGCCCTTGAATGCAGGCCAGCCCGTAAAACAGGGCGCCTGTCATCAGCAATTTCAAAGGTACATTGTGTGAAACTTTGTACCAGACGCCCTTCATCGTCCCGATCACGTTGGCGAGCACCGACCAAACGGGGATCAACAGCAACAGCGAGGGGATGATGCCCGCTTTCATCAGCCACATGGGAATCGGCCCGTTGATCAGATGATGCGGCCCGTTCCAGACATAAAACGCAGCGATCGTCCAGAAGCCGATCAAGGACAATTTGTGCGAGTAGATCGGGCGCTGGGTCAGTTTCGGCAACAGGTAGTACAAGGTGCCGACGCCGACAACAGTGACCCACAACCCGATGATGTTGTGCATGTAAAAATAGTAATAGGACATCTGGGCGGTGCCGGAGCCGACCCAACCCGCTGGGATGTTGCCAACGATGTAGACGATGGCGAGGAACATCACAGACGCAATCCAATACCAGATCGAAACGTACAGCATGCGCTCCTTACGGCGCACGACGGTCTGAAAGAGATTCCAGAACATACATGCGACACAGATGACGACACCGATGTCAAAGAGCAGCGGCATTTCCCCATACTCGACACCTGTCTGGTAACCTGCGAGGATCGAGCCTGCTCCAAACAAGTAGTTCAGGTTCCAGTAGGTTGCTGTGAACAGGCCGAGTTTTTCACTGTAGAGCTGCGTTTTGCAGAGCACCGGAACACCGTACAGCATGATGCCAAAAAAGGCGGTGGTCTGCCAGCCGATCACGGCGGTGTTGACGTGTGTTGGGCGCATACGGCCATACTGGAGGAATTCTTGAAGAAAGCGGGAGCCGGTCAGAAAGTCTGGATTGACCGATTTGATCGCGACAATCAAGCCCATCACCATGCTGGCCAGCAAGTAAAACAGAGCGCTGTAGAAGAAAAATTTCACCGTTGCGCTGCCTTTGGGAGTGGGGGTAGAAGCGGTAAGGGTGGCGCTTTGTGCCATGGTTGAATCTCCTTTCACTTGCAGGTATGCCGCATACTGGGTTCCTTTAAAATGTTCCCTATGCCGGAAGGAGTATGCATGACTGGCATGAGGTGCTGAGGCTGGGCATAGTGTAGTACGGAGTTGAGTAGCGACAACCAAAGGGGGAGAATCAGATGATCTACGCGTCGCGGTCTTTGCGGCTCGTCAGCCCCTATATGCGCGGCCCGGATGTGCTGTTTTTGCAGGAGCGGCTCGTGGAACTCGGGCTGACGTATGACGCGCCCGACGGCGTATATGGACCGATGACGCTCGATGCGGTGCGCCGCTTTCAGGAGTTGCAAAACTTGCATCAGGATGGAGTGGTCGGACCTGAGACGTGGTCGGCGCTCGGTGGCAGTGAGTCGGGCGTTCCGTTGAAAGTAGCATCGATAGGGGAGTATCGCATACAGATTGACACGGAGCGCTTCGTGCTTTACTTATACAAATCGGCCCACCTGATCAAAACGTACTCGGTCGCCGTCGGCACGATCACCACGCCGACTCCGCTTGGCGATTGGAAGATCACGCAAAAGGTGCTCAATCCCGGCGGGCCGTTTGGCACGCGCTGGATGCGACTGTCCATCCCATTTGGGGGCTATGGCATCCATGGCACGGACAATCCTTATTCGATCGGCAAAGCGGTGTCTCACGGCTGTGTGCGAATGTATAACAAAGATGTGGAGGAGTTGTACGAGATGGTGCCGCTCGGCACGCTGGTCAAGATCACGGGCAAAGTCGAGACCTCCCGCATCCTGCGCATCGGCGTACCGTATGGCAACGATGTGATCGAAGTGCAGCGCATGTTGCAGGCGCTGGGTTACTACAAAGGGGATCTCGACGGGCTGTACGGCCCGAACACAGCTGCGGCGATCCGTTCGTTCCAAGCGGACAAAGACCTCGTCGTCGATGGGATCGTCGGTCCCAACACGCTGGAAAGCTTGTTACAGAACTTTGATGAAGCGCTTGGCGTGCGCAATCCGTGACGAGTGGCAAACGAATAAGAAAAATGCACCTGACAACGAAGGTCAGGTGCATTTTTACGATTCCTTTGCGGTACGGGTCGGAGCGGCTTCCATCAGGGCTTCCTGCCCCAGCGTTTTCAAAAAAGCTTTTACCGCCGGAGTCCAAAACTGCGTGTCACACCCTTCGACGAGGATGCTGGCCGCTTTTTCGATCGGCATGGCACTGCGGTAAGCCCGGTTGCTCGTCATCGCATCGAACGCGTCAGCTACGGCCGTCAGCTTGGCGAATAGCGGAATTTCCGCCCCGACCAGCCCGTGCGGATAACCGCGTCCATCGGGGCGTTCGTGATGGGAGAGCACAATCTCCAACATCTTCTCGCGTTCTTCCGCGTTAAGGTCATCGAGTGTCGCTCCACGCAGGAGTTCTTCGCCGATCACCGGATGCTGTTTCATCACGTCATATTCTTCGGCTGTCAGTTTCCCCGGTTTGATCAACACGGAGTCTGGGATGCCGATTTTGCCGATGTCGTGCAGGAGTCCGCCCAGGCGGATGATGCCGAGGTCTTTCTCCGACAATCCGAGTTCACGGCCGATCTGCACAGCATAAGTTGCTACGCGCTCCGAGTGTCCGGCCGTGTACGGGTCACGCTTCTCCAAAGCTGAGGCGAAGGCGAGCAGCACCTGCTGGTTGGCTTGCGTGATCTGCAGGTTGAGCGCCTCAACTTCGAGGATTTTGGCTTGCACCCGCTGTGTCTGCAAAATGCCGACGGTGCGCCAGTAATAGAGCCCAAGCAAAGCACACATGATCGTTCCGTTCATCAAGAGGCTTTGCATGGTGTCGATCTCAAGCGTTTCGATATAAGCGGAAGAGACAAAATAAAGGCTCAAGTACAACGAGTCGATCAGATTGAATTTTAACAATTTCCGTTTCCAGCCGCCGACGCGCAATGAAACGCGAAACAGCCAGGACGAGATCGCGACGGTGACTAACTGGGTGATGCAAAGCGTCAGAAACATCGCGGGAAAGATCCCCAGCGGATTGTACAAGGAAAACACATCTTCGGTCAGCAGATGTGACACTTCATAGATCGTCACCGCCTGAATGACGAACAAGAGTAAATTTTGCGGTTTGTACGGCAGGCCGTTTTTCAGCATTTCTACCGTGTACAAAATCAACAAGATGGCGACGGAAAACAGCAACACTGGCCATCCGCCGACCAGAGAAGCGGCAATCCAACAGATGGTATGCCCGTCCTCGCGAAAATTGCCGCGATCGCCAACCGGTACATAGTAATACATGTTGTAGGCAGCATACGTAAGAATGGCAAATAATAAATAATCAAGCAACACTTGCAAGACCCCCCAATCGCTTGCATAAAGCCCATTTCGATAACAGTGTAAAATATCCTGCAAACAAAAACGGCCTTCTGATAAGATTACGAAATTAATCATCAGCAGGCCGTTAATTTCGGGGTGTCAATATAAGAAAGGAGTGCCATTCAGTACGCGTCGCACCATGATTTCATTTTTTTCTTCAATCTCGGCCCGGCGTGGGATCGCCTCGAAACTGCCTGGTGGATCGAGAAAAAACTCGGGCAGGGCGGTTGACGCTTCCAACTGCCAACGTTCCAGCCAAGCTTTAGGCAGGCGCTCCGGCAATTCATTGCCGTTCAGTTCGGCCCAGAGCATCGTCCATGCCCGCGGTACGACGCGCCAGATGTCATAACCGCCTCCGCCGACGGCGACAAGGCGTCCGTCGCACATTTCCTCGGCTAGTAGGCGCGTGATTTTCGGCATCTCGCGGTAGATGTGTGTGCTCGCAGACAGATGGGTCAGCGGGTCATACGTGTGCGCGTCACAACCGTTCTGATGGAAGATGATGTCAGGGGCGAATTTTTGAATCGTCGGGATGATCACCGAGCGCACCGCATTCATCCACGAGTCGTCCTCTGTAAACGCTTCCAACGGTACGTTGACCGCATAGCCGTAGCCGCGTCCTTCCCCGCGCTCGATAATCTCTCCCGTGCCTGGGTAGAGGTATTTCCCCGTCTCGTGCAGCGAGATGGTCAGCACGTCCGGGTCTTCATAGAAGATCCACTGGACGCCATCTCCGTGATGCGCATCGGTGTCTATGTAAGCGACGCGGGCTCCATACTTTTCACGCACGTGGGCGATGGCGACGGCGATGTCGTTGTAGACGCAGAAGCCGGATGCCTCCGCCCGCCGTGCGTGATGGAGTCCGCCTGCCATGTTCAGGGCGTATCGGTACTGCCCGGACATAACGAGATCGGCGGCGAGCAGGGTACCGCCTGCGATCAGCGACGTGGCCTCATGCATTCCGGCGAAGATCGGCGTATCTTCCGTGCCAAGGCCCCACGTGGCAAAATCGTCCGGGTTGGCTTGAGGTTGCGAAGCGGCCTGCACCGCATCGAGATAGCGCGTATCGTGGACGCGAGCCAGTTCTTCTTGCGTCGCCATGCGAGGTGTGATGATCTGATCGGCATCTAGGAAGCCGATCGTCTTGATCAGATCGAGCGTCATCTCCAAACGCTTCGGGTTGAAGGGATGTTCCTCTGCAAATTTGTATTTGGTAAACGCGTCGCTGTAGATAAACGCGCTTTTTCCATTCGCAACCATGGCTACACCTCGCCGTCTGTCATCATGCTCGGGTGTCCGACAACACGATAACCGGCCGCTTCGATGTCTTGGATGAAGCGGCGCGGGTCCATCGTGCGGATGCGGAAGACGATCGTCCTGTAGCCTTCTTTCGCACTGGGAAAGACCATCACAGCGGAGGTGTTGATCCGGCGGGCGCGCAGCAGATCGGAGATGTTGGCGAGCATCCCCGTTTTGTCGGGCACTTCCACTTCGATGCGGGAGGTCGGAGCGTTGACTCCCATCATCTCCACCAAGTTGCGCAGAATGTCGCGCTCGGTGACGATGCCAGTCAATTTGCCCTGCGAAACGACGGGCAGACAGCCGACGGAGTGCTTGTAAATTTGCGCGGCCGCATCTTCCACAAAATCGAGCGGATGGGCGGTGATCACGTCTTTGATCATCAACTGTTCGACCCGGATATCGTGCAAGATCTGGTCGCTTTCCGCTTGTTCCAGCGTGGAAGGCGCGGCGGCGCGCAGATCGCGGTCGGAGATCAAGCCGACCAGTAAGCCATCTTGGACCACCGGCAGATGGCGAAGACGGTGGTGGTGTGAAAGGTCGAGCGCTTCCTGCAGTGTGTTGTCTGGCGAAAGTGTCACCACTTCGCGTGTCATGATCTGTTCGACGAGCATAGCTGCATCCCCCTCGTTTAGTAGAAGAAGCGGTTCCGAAAGCGAACCTCGTTAAATTTTTCGATCGAATCGAGATCGACCCGCGACCCGATCCGAGCCATCAGCATGTTGGCAGGATGTGAGGTGATCTCCGGGTCGTCGGTGGCGAACATCTCCATGCCGACAGAGCCCATTATCTTTTTCATCACTTCTTTATACGCCCAGACCGAAAGCCCTGTGCTCTCCAAGTCCCAGTGCCAGTAATACTCGGTCGAAATCACCAGATAATCGTTCATCGCGTCATCGCGAAAAGAGATGTCGAGCAGCGTTTTGGCGACGCTGCCGCTGCGGTAAGGTGCAGCCACTTCAATCGCGCCCAACTCGATCAAATTATCCATCTGCGCCTCCGCCCAGCGCTCCATCGGATCGGGATATAGGTAGGTGACATACCCTACGATCGTCCGATCATGCCGGGCGATGATGATTCGCCCTTCCGGCAGTCCGGCGATCTCCACCAGCGCCTGCTTTTGTTTATCGGGGATGCGAAAGGCGGTCAGTCCTTCGTGAAACTCGTAGGCGGACAGCAGTTCGGGAGCCACAGGACCTTCGATGATCAGGTCGCCGCCTGCTGTGGACAGTTCGGTTACAAAATAGGATTTGGGATGTTCCATGGACGGATTCACCTCCATTGATGTTTACATTATACAAAGAAACAGGGAGCTTCAGTTCTGATAATTTTTTGTCGAAACGAACATAGAATCTACTAGAAAGAGGAAAACTATTCGTTGTGGCACTTAGTTAAGCTGTGCTACAATGTGGAGTGGGTAGAATTTAGAATATTTCGGATACTAAGGAGGCACCGGAGTATGTCTGACGCGCAAACCAATGAGCTGATTGAAGTGTTGGCGAAAGAATACAATTTGCAGGATTATGAGGAAGCGTACGCGTCGTTCGATTGGCAAGAGGTGGAGAAGGAATTTAGCTGGTATACGACCGGGAAAGTCAACGCTGCCTATGAAGCGATTGACCGCCATGTCGAGAATGGTCGCGGCGATGACATCGCCTTGTATTACAGCGATCCTGTCCGTGATGAGCGTTATACATTTGCAGACTTGAAAGCGTTGTCGAACAAATTTGGCAACGTGTTGAAAAAATATGGTGTGAACAAAGGGGATCGCGTCTTTATATTCATGCCGCGCTCGCCAGAACTGTATGCGGCACTGCTTGGTGCTGTGAAGATCGGGGCAATTGTTGGCCCGCTGTTTGAAGCGTTCATGGAAGCGGCGGTCAAAGACCGTCTCGAAGATGCGGAAGCGGTGGCGATCATCACCACGCCGAAGTTGAAAGATCGCGTGCGCGTGCAGGAACTGCCCGCTTTGAAGCACGTGTTTTTGGTCGGTGCGGAAGGGGAGCAAGCCGATCATGAGATCGATTTTCACCAAGAGATGCAGGAAGCTTCCGATCAGTTGGAGATCGAGTGGATGGACCGCGAGGATGGACTCGTCCTGCACTATACGTCAGGTTCGACTGGGAAGCCCAAAGGTGTGCTGCATGTACATAATGCGATGATTCAGCATTTCCAGACCGCAAAATGGGTGCTCGATCTGAGACGTGGTGACGTGTATTGGTGTACCGCCGACCCTGGCTGGGTCACAGGTACCGCATATGGCATCTGGGGACCGTGGCTGCACGGCGTGACCAATGTGATTCGCGGTGGGCGCTTTTCGCCTGACGACTGGTACGGTACGCTCCAGCGCTATCAGGTCTCGGTCTGGTACTCGGCTCCGACCGCGTTTCGCATGTTGATGGGCGCGGGCGATGAGTTGGTGAAAAAATATGACCTGTCTGCTGTCCGCCATATCCTCTCTGTCGGCGAGCCGCTGAATGCGGAAGTGGTGCGCTGGGGCTTAAAAGTATACGGCAAACGGATTCATGACAACTGGTGGATGACGGAGACGGGCGGCCAGATGATCTCCAACTACCCGTCTCTGCCGATGAAACCAGGTTCGATGGGCAAACCGTTCCCAGGCATCTATGCGGCGATCGTCGATGATTCAGGGAACGAGCTGCCAGCCAACACGATGGGCAACTTGGCGATTCGAGCGCCGTGGCCGTCGATGATGCGTCGAATTTGGAACAACCCGGCGAAATATGAAGAGTATTTCCGCTTGCAGCCGTGGTATATCTCCGGCGATTCGGCTTATCGGGATGAGGACGGTTACTTTTGGTTCCAAGGCCGCATCGACGATGTGATCAACACATCAGGTGAGCGCGTCGGGCCGTTTGAAGTCGAATCGAAGCTGGTGGAGCACCCGGCGATCGCCGAAGCGGGCGTGATCGGGAAGCCCGATCCGCTGCGCGGTGAGATCATCAAAGCGTTTATCGCACTGCGCGAAGGCTATGAGCCGTCTGAGCAGTTGATCGAAGAGATCCGCGATTTTGTGAAAAAAGGATTGGCTGCACATGCTGCTCCTCGCGAAATCGAATTCCGTGATAAACTTCCGAAGACTCGCTCCGGCAAGATCATGCGCCGTGTGCTGAAAGCGTGGGAACTGGGCTTGCCTACGGGCGACCTGTCCACCTTAGAAGATTGAGCCAACGAATGAAAAGCATCTCTGCGATCGTGCAGAGATGCTTTTTTCGCTCAGGCATGGCCGTTGCAAGTGAAAAATATTGTAAGAAGAGTGAAACCAAGTGTGCTGTTCACACGTACTACTATGCAAATGCTGTGATCCACACTCTTAGGAGGTAGAAATAGATGGCCCTTTTTAAACGACTGCGTGATTTGACTTTGGCTAACATCAACTCGCTGTTAGACAAAGCGGAAGATCCGGTAAAGATGCTCGATCAATATCTGCGTGACATGGAAGAAGACATTCAAGATGCAGAATCTGCGGTGGCGAAGCAGATCGCTTTAGAGAAGAAACTTCAGCAACAATATCAAGAAGCGAAAGAACTGGCCGAGAAGCGTGAAGCACAAGCTTTGCAAGCGTTGGAAGCGGGCAACGAAGACTTGGCGCGCCGTGCGCTGATCGACAAAAAAGCGATGTCAGAAAAAGCGGCCGACTTCAAAGTGCAATACGATGGTGCCAAGTTGACGGCCGACAATCTGCGCGGCAAACTCGGCGAGATGAAAGATCAACTGGGCGAGATGAAGAACAAGCGCGACACATTGAAAGCGCGCGCCGAAGCGGCCAAAGCGCAAAAGCAGATCAACCAGACCCTTTCTGGCCTTGGCAGCAACAATGCAGCGAGCGGCTTCTCGCGGATGGAAGACAGAGTCCTCCAACTGGAAGCGGAAGCCGAAGCGTCGACTGAGATGTCGGGCAGCAAATCGCTCGATCGCGAATTTGCGGAGTTGGAGAAAAAGAATACGTCCGACATCGACGCTGAGCTGGAAGCACTCAAAGCAAAACTGAAAAAATAACATATGCACGCAAAAAGCTCTGTCAGGCTGACAGAGCTTTTTGCGTGCATAGATGCTGTTTTTTGAAAGCCCAATTCTGTGAGGAAGAGCTGGGCTTTTCCTAAGTTACAGATCGGGGAGTTCGGCGCTTTCGGGATGGGCGAGCGTGTCGCTAAAGGCTGGATTTTCATCAACATAGCGATTGTTGGTGTGCTGACCAGGTTCCCAAGGGCTGGATTTTCCTAACGGTTGGTCGTTGTAAACGGTAGCCCCATATGGACCTTCCGGAAATTCCTCTGGCACCAACGTGTTCTGGATCGATTGCACATACTCCAACTCTTTGTTGCTGCGGAACCAATTGCGTATGCCTTTCTTTTCCATCATCTGCACCTCCAATTTCGTAATGTAGCATTTCCATGTTTGAACCACTTCATCCAAGGTTCATACTGGCTGGTATTGGAAGGTTGAAAAAGGAGGTGCGACCTGTGCTTGACATAGTCGAAGCTTCACCAAAGCGCGCCGTCAGCGCCGATCTTCAGCAAAATATTGCGATTTTGAACCAAGAGCTCGGCGTGAAAAAAAGTTTCGATATGCTCTGCCGCGAGTTGGAGTACGGCGGAAAGAAATTTGCTTTGTATTTTGTGGACGGTTTTGCCAAAGACGACATCATGAATCGGATCATGGAACATCTGGCCTTGCTCGACAAAGAAATGCTGACCAGCGACACGATCAAAAAACTGCTGGAAACACAGGTCGGTTATCTCGAAGTTGAAATTGTAGAAGACCTCGAAGCGGTCAAAACGGCCGTCCTGTCAGGTCCGCTCGTCTTTCTGATCGATGGAGAAACCAAAGCGATCTCGATCGATGCTCGAACCTATCCGGCCCGCGGCCCGGCCGAACCCGATCTGGAGCGTGTCGTGCGCGGCTCCCGCGATGGTTTTGTCGAGACGATGATCTTCAATACCTCCTTGACTCGCCGCCGCGTTCGTGACCCTGGTCTGCGCATGGAATATGTTCAGGTCGGCAAGCGTTCGAAAACGGATATCGTCGTCTCCTATATCGAAGATGTTGCCAATCCTGATCTCGTCACGCTGATCAAAAACAAACTGCAAGAGATCAAGATTGACGGTCTGCCGATGGCCGAAAAAACGGTCGAAGAGCTGATGTTCGGGAAGAATTGGAACCCATACCCGATGGTGCGCTATACGGAGCGTCCAGACGTGGCGGCGGTGCACCTTTTGGAAGGCCACGTGCTGATCTATGTGGACACTTCTCCTAGTGTCATGATCACCCCGACCACTTTTTTCCACCATGTACAACATGCCGAGGAGTTCCGTCAAAAGCCGATCAGCGGCGTCTATGTGCGCTGGCTGCGCTTTCTGGCCATCCTCTGTTCGATCCTGCTGACCCCGCTGTGGATGGCGTTGGTGATGAACAAATCGTTTATGCCGAGTTTCTTTATGTTTACGATTCCTGAGAAGAGCCTAGCGATCACGATCTTTTGGCAGATGATGTTTGCCGAAATTGGTCTCGCCCTGTTGCGCATGGCTGCCATCCACACGCCCAATCCGCTCGGCTCTGCACTCGGGCTGGTCGCCGCATTGATGGTCGGTCAGGTGGCGATTGAGATCGGATTTTTCACAAGAGAAGTGATCCTGTTCACCTCGATTGCGGCGATTGGCACGTTTGCCACTCCGAGTTACGAACTGTCGCTCGCCAACCAGCTGGTTCGCCTCGGGCTGCTCGTGCTCACCGGGATCTTCGGCTTCTACGGGTTTCTGGTGGGCGTGGTGCTCTGGCTGGTTCTGCTCGTGCGAACTAAGTCTTTAGACACGCCTTATTTTTGGCCGCTCCTGCCCTTTAATTGGAACGCGCTCGTGCATGTGCTGTTTCGCTCTCCGGTCGAATGGAACAGCAAACGTCCGAAAATATTACATCCGCAGGATGACACTCGCAAATAAATGGAGGGAAACGGATGAACGATCGTGTGATCGAACAGTACGAACAATTTATCAATCCCGGTCTGGCTCGTCTGCTGCGCGTGATGGGTCTTGCCCATGTGGAAGATGAGGCGCACGGCTCTCGCGTGCGCACTACGGACGGCACCACCTATATTGACTGTGTCGGTGGGTATGGTACATTTTCCTTTGGGCATCGTAACCAAAGAATTCTTGAAGCGGTGACCGCACAACTTCATCGCATGCCGCTTGCGAGCAAAGTGCTGCTCTCAAAACCGATGGCCGATCTGGCTGAAAAGTTAGCGAAGATCACGCCGGGTGATCTGCAGTACAGCTTCTTTTGCAACTCAGGGGCCGAGGCTGTCGAAGCGGCGCTGAAATTGGCACGCCTCGCAACGGGGCGTACCAAAATAGTCGCGGCGCTGGGCGGATTTCATGGCAAGACGTTCGGTGCATTGTCCGCTTCGGGCAACGAGATGTACCGTGACCCGTTTCAGCCGCTCCTCGATGGTTTTTTACACGTGCCGTTTGGCGATGCTGACCTGCTTGGGCAACTGGTCGACCAAGAGACGGCCGCGGTGATCCTGGAGCCGGTGCAAGGGGAAGCGGGCGTCGTGCTTCCTCCGCCAGGCTATCTCCAGCAGGTGCGGGACGTCTGCGACGCGACAGGTGCCCTTTTGATCGCAGATGAAGTGCAGACCGGCTTGGGGCGCACTGGGAAACGGTTTGCCGTGCAGCATGAAGGGGTCGTCCCCGACATCCTGTGTTTAGCCAAAGCGCTGGGCGGAGGGGTGATGCCGATCGGGGCGGTAGTCGCAAGGCCACATCTCTATGCGAAGTACGAATCGGCGCCGCTTTTGCATACCTCCACATTTGGTGGCAATCCGCTTGCTTGTGCGGCGGCGAATGCGGCGATCGATGTGCTCGTGTCCGACAGATTGGAAGAACAGGCGGCTTGGAAAGGCGAGTTCCTCTTGACCAAGCTACGCAGTTTGCAAGAGCGCTATCCGGGCACGATTCAAGAGGTGCGCGGCATCGGCCTTTTGATCG from Tumebacillus algifaecis encodes the following:
- a CDS encoding aminotransferase class III-fold pyridoxal phosphate-dependent enzyme, translating into MNDRVIEQYEQFINPGLARLLRVMGLAHVEDEAHGSRVRTTDGTTYIDCVGGYGTFSFGHRNQRILEAVTAQLHRMPLASKVLLSKPMADLAEKLAKITPGDLQYSFFCNSGAEAVEAALKLARLATGRTKIVAALGGFHGKTFGALSASGNEMYRDPFQPLLDGFLHVPFGDADLLGQLVDQETAAVILEPVQGEAGVVLPPPGYLQQVRDVCDATGALLIADEVQTGLGRTGKRFAVQHEGVVPDILCLAKALGGGVMPIGAVVARPHLYAKYESAPLLHTSTFGGNPLACAAANAAIDVLVSDRLEEQAAWKGEFLLTKLRSLQERYPGTIQEVRGIGLLIGLEFTSDALGGLILSEMIGGGVLTAFALNNLSVTRIEPPLTIEQHELERVVSVLEAALQAGQQQLHIS